In Mesoplodon densirostris isolate mMesDen1 chromosome 15, mMesDen1 primary haplotype, whole genome shotgun sequence, the DNA window TGAACACACAGGTAAATAATCCTGAATTtctcttctttgtgtgtgtgttttcatagTAGTATATTTACCTGTTAATTGTAGAAAGTGTTCTCTTTTTAGAAAAttatcatttattagttttaagcAAGAGAAGGACAATATgactcattatttaaaaatttttgtctgGGGTCAAAAATGGTGGCTCTGACTATTGTATGGAGACTGGATTGTCCTGGGAAGTGTGagaacagggagaccagttaggccCTTACAGACAAGAGATGGTGGTGTCTTCGATTAGGGTACTGGTAACGATGGAGGAAATGCAGAGATTTGTTACATATTTGAAGTAATTAATTAAGCAGAatgaatataaattgatatatattttttaaatttcaagctTGCTTTGGAACGTCAGAAAACTGCAGAGAAAGAGCGGTTATTTCTTGTGTATGCTAAGCAGTGgtggagagaatatttgcaaattcgACCCTCACACAATTCACGGCTGGTTAAGATTTTTGCACAGGTTTGTAAGTTGTATGAGAAAAGCTTCACCCCTGTATTTGAGATTTACTgttgtaaatgtaaatttcatttaacttgaatttgtaaaatgtatttattccAGACAAATgaaagtttatttataaaatagaatgcTGATTTTGTAGTACTCTCTTACAGTAGTAAGTAGGTGAGTGACATAACacaatctttgttttattttggttttctttttcaattgtttttctaaaccttttttgaatatatttgatttaaacTAGATGAaaactcattttgtttaacttggAGTGTGTCCTTGATAGATACTTTGTACTAAATAAGTACTGGGACACTTtgcaatttatatataaattcaacTTTCATGTGCAGAATTAGGAGTGTAggcatgtatttttttgttagGGTACTTTTTTAAGGCAAACAATATTAcatgtaataattttatttaacccagatCTCTAAGCTGGTGACCAGCAATATTTTACAGCAATTTAGTTATGTATCTCTGCctctattgtttatttttattataattttaaaatatttatttatttttatttggctgtgccaggtcttagttgggcacgcgggatctttagttgcagcatgtgggatctagttccctaaccagggatcgaacctgggccctctgccttgggagcacagagtcttaaatgctggaccgccagggaagtccctctgcctcTACTTTTTCTGTATCCTAAGCCCGTTTTCTCTTATTAATGAACCAACATAAGATAAATGATCAgatccatttgtttttttttttaacaacttctgAGGaacccttcaaatattttatatgtattcagCCTCGAGTAGGTGCTTTCATATGAGTATAGTGTATTTTGGGTAGTATTTCTCAGATCCTATACATTTGTCTAGCTTTAACCTACATTCCCTGGATTTTAGAACAGGCTAAAAATGGTTCAGTTTCTAGGTGAGGAGCTTGAGAATGGGAAACCTAGCTGACTGGTGGTGGAAATGCAGGAAGTGGCTTCTGACTTTCCAGTAGTGTTATCTATACGTTGAATGACTGGGCAGGTGACGTCAGGACAAGGGTGAAGAGAAACCAGTTGAGGTATAACTGGCTCCCTGCTGTTTATATAGTCTAGGGTGTGGTTATTCACTGCCCTGTGGAATCCCGGACCAGAGAGGGGACCTgcacagggagggaggaaggaagtggaTCGGAGAAATGGCACATGGAAGAGCTGAATAATGTCCtgttgtgtatacatacacaccacaccttctttatccattcaccccttgatggacacttaggtgttTCCATAACTTGGccgttgtgaataatgctgcagtgacctGGGATGGGTgtgcaggtatctctttgagatGCTGATTTCAGTTGCTTTGGATGTACatccaggagtgagattgctgggtcgtatgatggTTTAAGTTCTTACTgtcacaggctttggagtcagatggctcagtgtttgaatcctggctctgttgTATAATAGCTGtagcttcagtttctttaactttatttcttttttattttatttatttttggctgcgtcgggtcttcgttgctgtgcgccagctttctctagttgcagcaagcgggggctattcttcgttgcagtgtgcaggcttcttattgtggtggcttctctagttgcagagcatgggctctaggtgtgtgggcttcagtagttgtggcacaaggactcagtagttgtggcatgagggctcagtagttgtggcacatgggcttagttgctctgcatgtagcttcagtttctttatcgatgaaatgaaaataataagagatgttatgaggattaaaagaaaaattgcatGCACAACACTCAGCAGCCTAGTGCTGCGTGTAAGGTGAGCACTCAAGAAGTGGTGTCCAGAATTACTTTCTCTCATTAATGTATTCTAAGAAAAAGTGTTAAAATTGGGAATGATTAACCTGTCATTACAGATAATgttttccccttctcctccagGATGAAAATGGGATAAATAGACCAGTCTGTTCTTATGTTAAACCACTTCGAGCTGGGAGGCTTCTGGATACTCCAAGGCAAGCAGCAAGATTTGTTAATGTCCTTGGTTATGAAAGAGCCCCTGTTATCGGAGGAGGAGGTAAACAGGAACAGTGGTgcactctgctggcctttctctGTAGAAACAAGGTATCCTACACACATAATAGAACTAAAAACCAGTACATCATAGTTATTGCAAGTTTATGATATATTTGTAAAAGAATTAACTTCGGAAAAAAGTACGTATTGTCAATTTGAACAAGTCAGGGTCTTGTTTTCATCATTTTCCTTAACATTTAAATgtcagtacattaaaaaaaacttcacaTCTTTATTTTCTCATGTAATTTCTTATTTAACATAATGTGATTTTTGTGAGGTGTAGGGACCTGCAAGTACTATAGTGTCAGAAACCAAGGTGGAGAGGTAAACAGTGAATTAGATATAGCACCAAGACCAGAACCATGGTCTTTTAGTACTATTCATGGGTTAAAATTTGCTTagatggtactttttttttttttaaagagaaaatggcaGTTACAAAatgaatatggaaaaaaatgttgtATTGCACGGTATTTAGTTtcaaatataagtatatatttaagaatttgtgtatatatattgatGTTGAACGTAAATTAATTGATTTCAGTAaactaattttatatattatggtatattttctaattttctgtgtTCTAAAAATTTTGATGATATTATGAAAACAAGACTATAGCATTCCAACTCTGttgaaacacaacagaaaaaataaatttctttaatgtattattgttttgaaataatttttagtcTGAAGTTGTGTAAATAGTACATATGGGTATTCACAAGGCAAAGCTTATACATTGGAAGAAACCATTTAGATTAGAGATTCATTTGTCAattggaaagatttttaaagacaatTGAAAACAGTTAAACATTACttatcaaaaaaattattttgattttttcccaaGTTGTAGTTCCCAGAAGTTGTATGTATGgatttaaacttaaaataaaaatttcagggcctccctggtggcgcagtggttgagagtcagcctgccgatgcaggggacacgggttcgtgccccgatcccggaggatcccacatgccgcggagcggctgggcccgtgagccatggccgcggggcctgtgtgtccggagcctgtgctccgcaacgggagaggccacagcagtgagaggcccgcgtacagcaaaaaaaaaaaaaaaaaaaatttcaaatgtagTAGGAAtggtacatattttaaattattatctaaataattcttttgtaaaacaaatAATCACCCCCTTtgattctctgttttattttctttacctgAGTTTATTTGAAGAGATAGCACAGCTTGACTTAgaagtttgaaaattatttaaaatatttttcttgcacAAACAATAGCTTTACAACAGTAAAGGTGAAATTTTACccataattctatttttcatctatttttatatttttatgtttctctcctgtgtatatatgattttttccataattataattgatataaataaaaatttgtgcCCTGCTTTTATAAATTAGCATTATGCTTTGAACATTTTCCTATGTGTTGCTACAGTCATTATGATCTCcatcttttaatggctgaataaagTTTTCATGAGTTGATATACAAGATCTGCTTAACTGTTTTGCTGTCATAGGATCTGTTTTGCCATCATAGGAACTGCTTCTTTTGGCTAAGTTAGGCTTGCTTCCAATTTTTTTGATATCACTGTGAATGAATTTTTGCATTGAATGTCTTTGGttgtattgttatttttcttttgaaatttttttctaatacaaaATCTCATGTATAGAAATAACTGGGTCTAAAAGGTtagatattatatttttcaaaagtcaGTTTAACAATTATAAGAtgctatttgttttattattgttaattaaaagaCAGCAGTGTAGAGCCACTAATGCAAAATTTGGGGTGAAAGAAATCATCCCTCATTCTAGCACTGAACTCAatagttatttttgcttttgtatatTACCTGTAGTCCTACACTTAAATACATATCTTCACATAATTATAGCCTTActgttaattaattttaatacctttttcacagaaaatgtcagatattttctattatttttgttgtttcataattttttaaattgtgaaagtAATATAACATTATCAAAGAGAGTTTAGACAAGAGAAGgggaaactatatatatataatatatgctaaTTGTAGCTATTGTTGGTGTTCTGTTGTTCTTTTATCcaatcatttttttctgtgtatgtatTTCCTTAAAACGATCATGTATAGATACTttaattcattgttttaatttaagTTTGAGTATTTTCCCGTTATTTTCATTTCCTACTATATGATTTGTCAGCTTGTGTGTTCATGCCCTTTAGTTATTTATCTTTGAATTCTTACTGCTTTCCTTCTatgttgtatgagttctttataaacTTTGGAATCTTAAAGTGTACATATTATGACTATCAGATTTGTAGGCACTGATTTTGTAAAATAGgtgcttttaaaatttgtatgttcttttttcccctcattgtTTTAGCTTAACACTGGACTAATGATTAAAAGTGAAaatttaataatactttttaattgcaattttgtatttaaatatttaaagaggaAACAATATGAAGGAGTAAATAGTTAACTTTACTTCCTTTCATTTCCAGGGAGACTGTGAAGACCATGCCAACCTCCTGTGCAGCCTCCTTCTCGGATATGGGCTGGAAGCCTTTGTCTGTGTCGGGACAAAGGCCAAGGGAGTGCCCCACGCATGGGTTATGACGTGTGGGACTGATGGAACCATCACTTTTTGGGAGAGTTTAACAGGACACAGGTTTGTCAGCTAAGTTTATAAGGATATTAACATGAAGGTGTAAATATTGTAAACTATAGGTTCTTTGTTTGTATTGATGATACTCAAAGACACGTATTGATAATTTTGGTTATgtaaaaaattaagtaagataGCTAGGAACTAAACTCTTAAGAAAATTTGTACACCTAAAATGTTCTTTACCAACatgatattaataaaaaatgaattatgtttatttttaattttgtgtaattggcttatgttttttcttttcttttttttttttggccgtgcgtGCCACAtggcgtgcgggatcttagttccccgagaagggatccaacccgtgccccctgcagtggaagtgtgaagtcttaaccactggaccaccagggatgtcccggCATATGTTTTTCCTGATGATCGTCCCTAAGCCTAAAAATACAAGTTGTAAatcatttcttttgaaaatttgatGTGGTTACCAACTCTGTGTTGGTAAATCCACTGTACTTTTTTTCAGTGTCATCAGATTTTGAAAGAGTGAAATGTTCCCTCCTTCCTAGAACATTCTCTTCCTTAGCTTCTCTCGTAGCACTGTGTTTCAGTTTTCATTATTCCTCTTTGGCTGTTCTcggttttccttcattttatcttCAAATGTGGGAGTTCCTGAAGACACAGCCCTGGGCCCTCTTCTCATtttcctgggttttctttttccttggttGATAATCATTTTAGTTAGTTGTACCTAAAAATGTGTAACTAAATTATTTTGTTATCTGATAAATGTTTTTGATCTTAATGCTATACACAGAATATGTTCTTGtgttaaaggaataaaattggtTCTATATCATAAGATGTGCCATACAGTTAACATAGAGTAATCAAATTGTGGAAatagaagaaggaaaaacaagtaTTAAACTGTAGTCCTGGGAAATAGTTATGACCTTAAGtgttagaataatttttttcctcagtaaGCTGCTGTTGTCTTAATTTTTAAGTtcttattatataaaattatgattAACCTTTTTTAGGTACCTCCACAAACCTACCATTCCTGATGAGCCTTCAGCTGCTGAACAGCCCAAACCGTTGTACCCGTATCGAACAATCGGTTGTGTTTTCAATCATCAGATGTTCCTGGGAAACTGTCAGCCCTCTGACTCAGTAGAAGGCTGTGTGTTTGATTTGAATGATGAGTCCAAATGGAAACCCATGAGTGAGGAAGCAATTAAATCCGTGTGTGCTCCAGGGGCCACCacgtcccttcctcccttccctccgcTGTGTGCGTCCACGATCGATGCTTCAGtgacaagcaatgaaattgaaatgcAGCTCAGGCTACTCGTGTCAGAACACAGGAAGGTAATTAACACTGACGTTTGTGCTTTCGTgcagttttttcatttgtttatgtatttaataATTTTGGGGGGGCATGTAAAATAGTGCCAATCAATATTCTAGCCCTAAACAAAGCAAATTCAATCCCTTCCTTTATGCAGCTTGTAGTTTTGAAAATCATGAGAGTAAAGTTCTGAGATTCAGAAATTTCTAAACTCACCAATACTTCGAGAATTTATTACTTCCTTCTAGAAATGAAGAACGGTGGACTTGTTCAGACTTTTGTgaatttggatttcctctttttaaagtacttattCAAATAATTTCCCATTGAAAATATtgggttaatttttttcatattcatttttttccaggtttgtttagtttgttttgtttttctattacaTTAAAGTAGGTAGATGTAAGATGTTATCCTCATTGtgtctttaatttgcatttccctgattactaatgaGATCAAGCTTCTTATTAGTCATTTAGATTTCTTTTGTAAAGGGCCttaaaggaaacataaaaagaactaatcataaaggaaaagattagtATATTTTAAGAACTTACGTTCATCAAAAGAAATcattaagagagtgaaaaagCAGCCTTGGAGTGGGAAAAGTTATTTGCCACACATATAACCAACAAAAGACTAGAGTCCAAAACTTCTGCAGAAGATTGATTTCTAATTCACCTTTTGGGATTCCCTAGTAGACTCCCCACCTTGGATGAGCCCTGATACTCATGTTCCTTGAGACCATCAAAGGCAAGCTGATTATCAAGTATGTTCTCTGGGCTCCCAATTACTCTTAGCTTTGGCCTCTAAAATCTTACCTACTTGCCAACTCCTCAAAGCATTTAGGAATATGTTTTGGGAAGTATTTAATGTGGCATCTGTAGTGTGTTTGCAGCAATAGGTGGGTCAGGGCCCCAGCTCACTGCACCGCTGGAAGCCAAAGCCCCTGCCTTGTGCCCTCCATTGCTTGTATTGCCTTTTAGTTTTCTTAGCTCCTGTTCACAAATGAAACCgatattttattacattataaGAGTTACCttgtatagaaaaagaaaacaaaactgagccGGATGCCATTGATGATCAGTAGCTAAGTTAGTGGCGTCTGTAAACCAGCAATTGGGATTCCGAGGAAAAGTATAGGTGATCATAGACCTTGGAATCACTTGAAACCAGTTGAAACTGAATGTGAAATTAGATCTGTTATGATAatcaaaatatttagaattttgagtttgtttgtaacattaaaaaaaatcacgtgTCTAGATAGCAATAGTTCATTTGATATTATAAATGACATTAGAATTGCCTTCAACATGTTTTAAGTTTCCTGAgggcctaaagcctgtgctcttcgGTACCTTTTACAGAATAAATGCTTGGTAAATATTTGAGTTTAATTATATATGCAATTTGTTGACTTTTCTCCCATACTACAGTTGAATTTATGGTGGGAGCAATCAAATTAAGCAGATTCAATCTTGCTAAACtctttaaagttaaataaaatgtgacctcagggcttccctggtggcgcagcggttaagagtccgcctgccgatgcaggggacaggggttcgtgccctggtctgggaagatcccacatgtcgtggagtggctgggcccgtgagccatggccactgagcctgcatatctggagcctgtgctcctcaacgggagaggccacaacagtgagaggaccacgtaccacaaaaaaaaaaaagtgacctcaGAATTCAGTGACACTGTGTCTTCCGCAGTAGGATGATTCCTTATGGTCTTGAGGACATTAAGGAAGTATAGGATTTGGAGCCTTCACTAACATCATTGCATTGGCcgatttttgttgtttctctaaGAAGTAAAACCTGATACCTGTGgttccttttataatttttacttctGTGTATCCTTATTATcataggaaattaagaaaattatgacaggttttaaaaatcttttggcatacattaaaataataaatttttaaaataatcagtaaAATAATCAATTTCCCTTTCGATTGCTGTAGGATCTTGGCCTCACTACTGTTTGGGAAGACCAGCTTTCCTATCTCTTATCACCAGCTCTGGCATCTTATGAATTTGAGCGTACAACCAGTATATCTGCGGGCAATGAAGAATTTCAGGACGCCATCAGGAGGGCTGTACCTGATGGTCACACATTTAAAGGGTTCCCGATACACTTTGTGTATAGAAATGCGCGGCGCGCCTTTGCCACATGTCTTCGGTAGGTGGATTGTGACATCACAGATATTTCTGACTTAATCTCAGCCATCAGTATGGTTCTCATTTAGGAATGACTTCAGAGTCACACAGGCAGCTCTTATGATGTATCCTCCTGCCACAGGTTGTGATTCATTAGGACCGGAATGTAGCTGTAGAGAGTTAGGGATAATTTTCCCAATGGTTTTGGTCAATCTAGTTGAGGATCACTGATGTTATCTAGCgtcactttaaaaatttatagagggcctccctggtggtgcaagtggttgagagtccgcctgccgatgcaggggatacgggttcgtgccccggtctgggaggatcccatatgccgcggagcggctgggcccgtgagccatggccgctgagcctgcgcgtccggagcctgcgcgtccggagcctgtgctccgcaacgggggaggccacaacagtgagaggcccgcataccgcaaaaaaaaaaaaaaaaaaaaaaaaaaaaaaatttatagactATGAGGAAATAGTTTATAATTTGAATAGTTTCACCAAAATTACAGAGCCATTGGTAGCAgagacaggatttttaaaaatcatttttttaaacatctttattggagtataattgctttacaatggtgtgttagtttctgctgtataacagagtgaatcagctatacggatacatatatccccgtatctcctccctcttgcatctccctcccaccctccctatccctaaaaatcatttaaaatactgaCTTTCTTGGGAATAAGAAAGTAAAACCTAAATTCATTTCTTaattgaatacattttctttcttctgtaggTCTCCTTTCTGTGAAGAAATAATCTGTTGCCGTGGAGACCAGGTGCGACTGGCAGTTCGTGTCCGAGTGTTTACTTACCCTGAATCTGCATGTGCTGTTTGGATCATGTTTGCTTGTAAATATCGCTCGGTACTATAGGACTAACTAACATTTCTATAAGAATATACCTGTATTTTATTGGAATTTTACACATTGTATTGATACATTACTAGCTGTTTAGaggttcattattttaaaaatcacagtctGGCTTGGATGTCATATTTCACTTTTGTATATACCTGACTaataatgtttgaaaaaaatgatgtgtgtatttaaaaattaaggttgAAAAACTTGTATAAATCTGAGTAGAAGTTAGTATAAATTAAGTGTGTATCCTATTTTAATAAATGCTACTTTGTTTGTAGGTAGTCAGTAGTTTAAATATGAGTATAAAATTTACTCAGTTTTCTTTACATTAACAGGTAATCAGAAAGTTATTTGTCTAAGGGTTTGAGCCATAGTAAAAttaatatgattattatttttcatagatTAATGGGATTATTTTATATAAGTTAGGAGACTTTAACTTCACAACAGATTTATTTATTACATAGGTGAAAATACATTTTGATGAATTTACCACTTTTGTGGTTTACCCATAACCATAGGGATATTTGTGACTTTCTAGAGAGTTATGGGAAGATATGGATGCAGGAGCAGGGAAAAAACTAATAccagaaaagcataaatattagTAACAAAACAACCTGCACTTGAAAGTAcacaaataatttataaatatttgttagtctGATTCATTATAAAAGTGAATTgggtattttagaaaaaatttatcATACCCTTTTGTTATGATGTTGAGAAATTGTTTTCTGTAATTAATATTGTCAGTCTGTTGCTGGCTGATTTTCTGTGGTCAGAGGATTCATTACTAGCCTCTCATGGAGTCCATCTTCTGAAAccacagtttttctttctttctttttccatttgtggTAAAAACATCGATGTATATGTGATAAATCTAAATCAGAATTGTGTGTGAGGCCACTGAAAAATAAGCCTCTGTGAGCGCCTCCATGCCGATGTTTGATTTTAAATTGAGCACAGTGAGCATTGAAGAAAGAGGCTGTAGCAGTTTGACTATAAGAAGCTGCCTGACGGATTACTTTGCAGGTCCGTCAGCCTCTCTGCACAGCTCTCGGTTCAGTTCCTTCTCCTGCTGGGCTTCTTAAGAAAGTGACTGTGTACTGTTGGCTGTGCAAGTTattcttttcatcactttaatacaCCATCACAAATAAGatgatttaatgttttaaaaattacaatctaAAGATATCctaaaatttactttttgttttatttttacatatgataACTATTTATGATTTCACTTGTTTAAAAAGTCTGAAAATATCCCTCTTGTAACAATTTTTATTGAGAACAATCGGGAGTTTCTTGAGAGACTGACATGACTTTAGAGGATTAGCGAGATAGGAGTTAGACTTTTACTCTGTTGCTGGAATTACTCACAAAGCTATTGACAGAGaaattggcttgtagttttcaaCTTCTGGAACACACTCTTTATGAGGCATGTACTAAGAGGCAGACTGTATAATATATGAGATCAAGGCTGTGTTGTTATCTTTGAGGCTGGGCTTTCTGCCTTATTGTGACAGAGTAACACAGGTACTTCTAATGCACCTTTGGtgtaaattctaaaataaatttcctttttatgcACTTTAATAGAGTCTGGCAtgaattaatattttcctttaaagatggtttatttccaaatattatttCAGTCCTTTTATCACTAGAATTCTGCTATTCTTCTtactaataatttttctttttaaaaattaaatttaccttGTATATTTAGCTCTGtcataaaaattgtttttctattaaaattgtaaactttttttaatataatgcttctattgtgttcttttaaaaaatatttatttatatatttatttggttgtgctgggttgctttttttttaacatttttattggagtataattgctttacagtggtgtgttagtttctgctttataacaaagtgaatcagctatacatatacatatatccccatatctcctccctcttgtgtcttccttccaccctccctatcccacccctctagttggtcacaaagcaccgagctgatctccctttgctatgcagctgcttcccactagctatctattttatatttggtagtatatataagtccatgccactctctcacttcgtcccgtGCTGGGTCTTAAGTTGCAGGAGGTGGGCTCCTTTAGTTGCAACTCGCTGGcaccttagttgcagcaggcgggctccttagttgtggcatgcgaactcttagttatggtatgtatgcatgtgggatctagttccctggccagggattgaacccaggccccctgcgttgggagtgcagaatcttaaccactgcaccaccagggaagtccctgatgtgtTCTTTTTGACAATATGTGCACTAACGTAGTTCTCtctacatatgtaatatataatagataGGTATATTTATTTCATAGAATATCAGAAACCTAGAAACTTCATTAGTCAAGCATGAACTTGTTGAATAAAACTTAACTAAATTCAGTTTCAACTAACTGAACACTCCAGGTGCCTTTAAGATATTTTCTAGTATTGAGGTATACATTTTTAGCTATGATCTGCAAAAGCATCTATAACCTGGCAGTTCTGGAAGGTATACACATTTGAAACCcattttttctacttcttaaCAAAGATAAGAGTTGAGCCAGATGAACTGAAGGCTTATATCTGAAAATAATATATCTCATAAAGTAGTATCCTGTGCCAGATATCTCACCATTGGAAGACATTAGTTATGAACCATGAATTGCTTAAACTAATTCAAACTTCTGGTTTCATGCTCTACTAAACAAGAAAATAGCTTAAGTTAGACTACAGTTTgcagtttcatatttttttttaactcagataACAATTTTGTACTTTCTACTTAAGTAGATAAGTATAGGAGTTAGATCTGTTTTTTAACATGCACCTACATGTTATACCAATGAAAGTAGCATTGCTTTCCAGCAGTTGGTAGTTAAGAAATCATTTGAGACTAGCCAAAGCGTATATAAAATCTTAACAAAATAACCAAACACATGAGCTAGAAGCCATCCAATTTTGAAGAACTTTAACATATAGTTT includes these proteins:
- the CEP76 gene encoding centrosomal protein of 76 kDa isoform X2 — protein: MSLPPEKASELKQLIHQQLSKMDVHGRIREILAETIREELAPDQQQLSTEDLIKALRRRGIIDDVMKELNFVTDNVDQELPSSPKQPVGFTDRQSTLLKKIHRENLGDGTRMADSTTMLSISDPVHMVLIKTDIFAETTLVASYFLEWRSVLGSENGVTNLTVELMGVGTESKVSVGILNIKLEMYPPLNQTLSQEVVNTQLALERQKTAEKERLFLVYAKQWWREYLQIRPSHNSRLVKIFAQDENGINRPVCSYVKPLRAGRLLDTPRQAARFVNVLGYERAPVIGGGGKQEQWCTLLAFLCRNKGDCEDHANLLCSLLLGYGLEAFVCVGTKAKGVPHAWVMTCGTDGTITFWESLTGHRYLHKPTIPDEPSAAEQPKPLYPYRTIGCVFNHQMFLGNCQPSDSVEGCVFDLNDESKWKPMSEEAIKSVCAPGATTSLPPFPPLCASTIDASVTSNEIEMQLRLLVSEHRKDLGLTTVWEDQLSYLLSPALASYEFERTTSISAGNEEFQDAIRRAVPDGHTFKGFPIHFVYRNARRAFATCLRSPFCEEIICCRGDQVRLAVRVRVFTYPESACAVWIMFACKYRSVL
- the CEP76 gene encoding centrosomal protein of 76 kDa isoform X1, producing MSLPPEKASELKQLIHQQLSKMDVHGRIREILAETIREELAPDQQQLSTEDLIKALRRRGIIDDVMKELNFVTDNVDQELPSSPKQPVGFTDRQSTLLKKTNIDPTRRYLYLQVLGGKAFLEHLQEPEPLPGQACSTFTLCLHFRNQRFRSKPVPCACEPDFHDGFLLEVHRENLGDGTRMADSTTMLSISDPVHMVLIKTDIFAETTLVASYFLEWRSVLGSENGVTNLTVELMGVGTESKVSVGILNIKLEMYPPLNQTLSQEVVNTQLALERQKTAEKERLFLVYAKQWWREYLQIRPSHNSRLVKIFAQDENGINRPVCSYVKPLRAGRLLDTPRQAARFVNVLGYERAPVIGGGGKQEQWCTLLAFLCRNKGDCEDHANLLCSLLLGYGLEAFVCVGTKAKGVPHAWVMTCGTDGTITFWESLTGHRYLHKPTIPDEPSAAEQPKPLYPYRTIGCVFNHQMFLGNCQPSDSVEGCVFDLNDESKWKPMSEEAIKSVCAPGATTSLPPFPPLCASTIDASVTSNEIEMQLRLLVSEHRKDLGLTTVWEDQLSYLLSPALASYEFERTTSISAGNEEFQDAIRRAVPDGHTFKGFPIHFVYRNARRAFATCLRSPFCEEIICCRGDQVRLAVRVRVFTYPESACAVWIMFACKYRSVL